A stretch of Pempheris klunzingeri isolate RE-2024b chromosome 19, fPemKlu1.hap1, whole genome shotgun sequence DNA encodes these proteins:
- the ved gene encoding ventrally expressed dharma/bozozok antagonist, which produces MRGRFSIEWMAQSSQPAGADAVSACGTHSESLPGFYCRPKSENQQESSSQGFSLSPPQHQTGHSSSQASEAGFSSGTEEETSGYESEGGRSLSPSAPADGPSASPASPPTGRRPRTAFTAEQISSMERAFKRNAYLGTQDKAELCKKLNLSDKQIRNWFQNRRMKLKRTVQDALAHACQAHAASQLMHYPELQAYRPAPYPRYHSAAAGGGAGAAGAQEGPAAASYVHPHGLQYGSPLPGVPSLPLDSFYQYSSLPGVVLPSAMGPYPSYPQYY; this is translated from the exons ATGAGGGGACGCTTCTCCATCGAGTGGATGGCCCAGAGCAGCCAGCCGGCGGGGGCGGACGCCGTCTCGGCCTGCGGGACTCATTCGGAGAGCCTGCCGGGGTTCTACTGCAGGCCCAAGTCTGAAAATCAGCAGGAAAGCAGCAGCCAGGGCTTCAGCCTGAGCCCCCCCCAGCACCAAACcggccacagcagcagccagg CGTCTGAAGCAGGTTTCAGCAGCGGGACGGAGGAGGAGACCTCCGGCTACGAGAGCGAGGGGGGGCGCTCCCTGTCCCCCTCGGCCCCCGCCGACGGTCCCTCGGCCTCGCCGGCGTCCCCTCCGACGGGGAGGAGACCCCGCACGGCCTTCACCGCCGAGCAGATCAGCAGCATGGAGAGGGCCTTCAAGAGGAACGCTTACCTGGGAACACAAGACAAGGCCGAGCTGTGCAAGAAGCTCAACCTGTCTGACAAGCAG ATCAGAAACTGGTTCCAGAACCGGCGGATGAAGCTGAAGAGGACGGTGCAGGACGCCCTGGCTCACGCCTGCCAGGCTCACGCCGCCTCTCAGCTGATGCATTACCCCGAGCTGCAGGCCTACAGGCCGGCGCCGTACCCCCGCTACCACtcggcagcagcaggaggaggagcaggagcagcaggagcacagGAGGGACCGGCTGCAGCCTCCTACGTCCACCCACACGGCCTGCAGTACGGCTCCCCCCTGCCCGGCGTCCCCTCACTGCCCCTGGACTCTTTCTACCAGTACAGCAGCCTCCCCGGGGTCGTGCTGCCCTCGGCCATGGGCCCCTACCCCTCCTACCCCCAGTACTACTGA
- the polm gene encoding DNA-directed DNA/RNA polymerase mu, with protein MVPLKRRRVVSSTGGDRTVPPKFPQAVLFLLERKMGASRRAFLSQLGAGKGFQVEEEFSERVTHVISENNSGDEVTAWLRSQAGGRTPAHLLDISWYTESMRAGHPVQILDRHELQQQQIKEAEEEEVVFSVPSYACQRRTTLDNHNTVLTDALSLLAENAELSDEEGRGVAFRRAAAVLKALPRPVTDMTQLRGLPCLGGHSLRVIKDVLENGASGEVESTKQSERYKALKVLTGVFGVGTKTADRWIRDGIHSLQQLQRSGQTLNRAQQAGLEHHHDLSQPVMKAEADAIGEIVEKAVVSVLPGAQTSLIGGFRRGKLTGHDVDFLITHPEEGREVGLMPKVVSWLEAQGFLLYQKTTRNSYLESKEGPARPSSNMDRFERCFSIFKLAKHTSSGDDEEEAKPAGHKRWRAVRVDLVVSPISQFAFALLGWTGSKLFERELRRWAGHEKAMSLSSHALYDNTQSRYLRATSEEEIFAHLGLEYIPPSERNA; from the exons ATGGTGCCActgaagaggagaagagtgGTCTCCTCCACTGGGGGGGACCGGACTGTCCCACCAAAGTTCCCCCAGGCGGTGTTGTTCCTGCTGGAGAGGAAGATGGGGGCCAGCCGGAGAGCCTTCCTCTCTCAGCTCGGGGCAGGGAAAGGGTTTCAGGTGGAGGAAGAGTTCAG CGAAAGGGTCACACACGTCATCTCTGAGAACAACTCCGGCGACGAGGTCACGGCGTGGCTCCGCTCTCAGGCGGGAGGACGAACACCTGCTCACCTTCTGGACATCAGCTGGTACACAGAGAGCATGCGTGCAGGACATCCTGTCCAAATACTGGACAGACATGAGCTACAG cagcagcagattaaggaagcagaggaggaggaggtggtgttCTCCGTCCCCAGCTACGCCTGTCAGAGAAGGACCACTCTGGACAACCACAACACCGTCCTCACC GATGCTTTGTCCCTGCTGGCTGAAAACGCCGAGCTCAGCGACGAGGAGGGACGAGGCGTCGCCTTTCGCCGGGCCGCCGCCGTGCTGAAGGCTCTGCCCAGACCGGTGACGGACATGACGCAGCTCAGAGGGCTTCCCTGCCTCGGAGGACACTCGCTGCGAGTCATCAAA GACGTTTTGGAGAACGGAGCATCGGGTGAAGTTGAATCTACAAAGCAGTCTGAGCGGTACAAAGCGCTGAAg GTTTTAACAGGTGTTTTTGGAGTGGGAACAAAGACAGCAGACCGGTGGATCAGAGATGGGATCCACAGCCTTCAACAGTTACAGCGTTCAGGACAAACACTCAACCGAGCGCAGcaagctg GTCTGGAGCACCACCACGACCTCAGCCAGCCCGTCATGAAGGCAGAAGCCGACGCTATCGGTGAGATTGTGGAGAAAGCCGTTGTGTCCGTGTTACCGGGGGCTCAGACGTCTCTGATTGGAGGATTCAGGAG AGGAAAGCTGACAGGCCATGATGTCGACTTCCTGATAACACACCcagaggagggcagagaggtGGGCCTGATGCCGAAAGTGGTCTCCTGGTTGGAAGCTCAG gGTTTCCTGTTGTACCAGAAAACTACAAGAAACTCTTACCTGGAGTCTAAGGAGGGTCCCGCTCGGCCCTCGTCCAACATGGACCGCTTTGAGAGGTGTTTCTCCATCTTTAAACTGGCCAAGCACACGAGCAGTGGTGACGATGAAGAGGAAGCAAAACCTGCCGGACACAAGCGGTGGAGAGCCGTGAGAGTGGACCTGGTGGTCTCCCCGATCAGCCAGTTTGCTTTTGCTCTGCTGGGCTGGACCGGATCCAAG TTGTTTGAGAGAGAGCTACGACGTTGGGCGGGACATGAGAAGGCCATGTCTCTAAGCAGCCACGCTCTGTATGATAACACACAG AGTCGGTATCTGAGAGCGACGTCGGAGGAGGAGATATTCGCCCACCTTGGTCTGGAGTACATTCCTCCATCAGAGAGAAACGCCTGA
- the gnsb gene encoding glucosamine (N-acetyl)-6-sulfatase (Sanfilippo disease IIID), b — protein MAGLRSGAGASTPRQRGRRAAVTLLTLLPALLTCCVRCAEGAKPSNVILIIADDQDVQLGGMTPMKKTKALIGGAGATFVNAFTVTPLCCPSRSSILTGRYPHNHEVRNNSLSGNCSSLLWQKGPESEAFPVYLSKQKYQTFFAGKYLNQYGKKDGEDVGHVPPGWDQWHALLGNSQYYNYTLSVNGKEEKHGDSYEKDYLTDLITNRSLHFLDDRSPQHPFFLMLSPPAPHSPWTAAPQYQKEFDGVKAPRDGSFNKPGKDKHWLLRQPVNPMPDSSLTFLDNAYRKRWQTLLSVDDMVESLVKKLDSIKELDNTYIFYTSDNGYHTGQFSLPIDKRQLYEFDIRVPLLVRGPGIKPNQTLKAPVLNIDLAPTILDISGFNLSSVSVDGQSFLAQMAPSLRNGTARPFFLVEYTGEGHPTPDPACPKLGPGLSQCFPDCVCEDAYNNTYACVRTLDKQQDLQYCEFADSESFVEVYNLTSDPHQLENILKKVDPVVLQAMNQRLIKLQSCEGDSCRDIK, from the exons ATGGCAGGTCTGAGGAGCGGAGCTGGAGCGTCGACACCCCGGCAGAGAGGACGCCGAGCGGCCGTCACCCTCCTCACGCTGCTGCCGGCGCTGCTCACCTGCTGCGTCAGGTGTGCGGAGGGAGCCAAGCCGAGCAACGTCATCCTCATCATCGCCGATGACCAGGATGTTCAGCTGGGGGGGATG accccgatgaagaaaacaaaggcCTTAataggaggagctggagcaacATTTGTGAACGCT TTCACAGTCACGCCGCTGTGCTGCCCCAGCAGGAGCAGCATTCTGACGGGTCGGTACCCCCACAACCACGAGGTGAGGAACAACTCCCTGTCCGGGAACTGCTCCAGCCTGCTGTGGCAGAAAGGGCCCGAGTCCGAGGCCTTCCCCGTCTACCTCAGCAAGCAGAAGTACCAGACGTTCTTCGCTGGGAAATATCTGAACCAG TACGGTAAGAAAGACGGAGAAGACGTTGGTCATGTTCCACCAGGCTGGGACCAGTGGCATGCATtg CTCGGGAACTCACAGTACTACAACTACACCCTGTCGGTCAACGGCAAAGAGGAGAAGCACGGAGACAGCTATGAGAAGGACTACCTCACCGACCTGATC ACGAACCGCTCCCTCCACTTCCTGGACGACAGGAGCCCCCAGCATCCCTTCTTCCTCATGCTGTCCCCTCCGGCTCCTCACTCCCCCTGGACGGCGGCGCCGCAGTACCAGAAAGAGTTCGACGGCGTCAAAGCGCCTCGAGACGGCAGCTTCAACAAACCGGGGAAG GACAAACACTGGCTGCTGCGTCAGCCTGTCAACCCCATGCCAGACAGCTCGCTCACCTTCCTGGACAACGCCTACAGGAAGAG GTGGCAGACGCTGTTATCTGTGGACGACATGGTGGAGTCGCTGGTGAAGAAGCTCGACAGCATAAAGGAGCTGGACAACACCTACATCTTCTACACCTCAGACAACGGCTACCACACAG GTCAGTTCTCTCTGCCCATCGATAAGAGGCAGCTGTACGAGTTCGACATCAGGGTGCCGCTCCTGGTCCGCGGGCCGGGCATCAAACCCAACCAGACGctgaag GCTCCGGTGCTGAATATCGACCTGGCTCCCACCATACTGGACATCTCCGGGTTCAACCTGTCCTCTGTGAGCGTGGACGGGCAGTCGTTCCTCGCTCAGATG GCGCCGTCGCTGCGTAATGGCACCGCCCGTCCGTTCTTCCTGGTGGAGTACACCGGAGAGGGTCACCCCACACCTGACCCCGCCTGTCCCAAACTGGGTCCTGGACTGTCT CAATGTTTCCCAGACTGCGTGTGCGAAGACGCCTACAACAACACGTACGCCTGCGTCAGGACGCTGGACAAACAGCAAGACCTCCAGTACTGCGAGTTTGCCGACAGCGAG TCGTTCGTGGAGGTGTATAACCTGACGTCGGACCCCCACCAGCTGGAGAACATCCTGAAGAAGGTGGATCCGGTCGTCCTGCAGGCGATGAACCAGCGGCTCATAAAGCTCCAGTCCTGTGAGGGCGACAGCTGCCGCGACATCAAGTAG
- the mrps24 gene encoding small ribosomal subunit protein uS3m, producing the protein MAASLSSAGSVKLLSALFRSGSLCSSSGSRAVHVTAACCKSRAARARVGKGDKPLTYEQAHPPHHIGHRKGWLSQHTSNLKGEEGASERTVEDIFIRRFMSGTFHGCLANDIVIKRRGNVLLVCALMLQKLPPGKFYFLIGYSESLLSHFYKCPVKLEVQTLQEKVVYKYL; encoded by the exons ATGGCGGCGTCCTTGAGCAGCGCAGGAAGCGTGAAGCTGCTG AGCGCCTTGTTCAGGTCCGGCTCACTGTGCAGCTCCTCTGGAAGCAGAGCCGTCCACGTCACTGCGGCGTGCTGCAAG AGTCGAGCAGCTCGTGCCCGAGTGGGGAAAGGAGACAAACCTTTGACCTACGAGCAGGCACATCCTCCCCATCACATTGGCCACCGCAAAGGATGGCTGTCGCAGCACACCA GTAACCTCAAAGGAGAAGAGGGAGCGTCGGAGCGGACCGTAGAGGACATCTTCATAAGGCGCTTCATGTCCGGGACCTTCCACGGCTGCCTGGCCAACGACATCGTGATCAAACGGCGCGGAAACGTGCTCCTAGTGTGCGCTTTAATGTTACAGAAACTACCACCGGGCAAGTTTTACTTCTTAATAGGTTATTCGGAGTCGCTGCTGTCGCACTTTTACAAATGCCCCGTCAAGCTGGAGGTTCAGACCCTGCAAGAAAAAGTTGTGTACAAGTACCTGTGA
- the nudcd3 gene encoding nudC domain-containing protein 3, with product MASPLEMTEMYDNALLGILQHVGNIQDFLHVYFGFLYRKTDFYRLLSSPDEKMGFPPGVAEKMVFKTFKLFEKVADQDRERRLSGLQKREESRRVPAAVQELEVTAEPPEGAEGQSTEAAQAESSSVDAVSTPATSGVAVSPQPDSGSVSGDGGGPGQSAQGDQAAAACTDSAEPAQEKFQSDPDSYNGAVRERYSWSQDYNDVEVRVFVPKTVVKGRQVRVSLQTSGVKVCVRDGAEEKTLMEGEFTHKINTENSLWSLEPGSCVVLSVSKSSEVWWNAVLKGEEEIDINQINRERSMATVDEEEHAVLDRLTFDYHQKLQGKPQSHEMKVHDMLKKGWDAEGSPFKGQQFDPSMFDIPPSAVQF from the exons ATGGCGTCGCCGCTGGAGATGACAGAGATGTACGACAACGCTCTGCTGGGGATCCTGCAGCACGTTGGGAACATCCAGGACTTTCTGCACGtttattttggctttttgtACCGAAAGACGGACTTTTATCGCCTGCTGTCGAGTCCAGACGAGAAGATGGGCTTCCCCCCAGGCGTGGCGGAGAAGATGGTGTTTAAG ACGTTCAAGCTGTTTGAGAAGGTGGCGGACCAAGACCGAGAGAGGCGGCTGAGCGGGCtgcagaagagagaggagagtcgACGTGTTCCTGCGGCGGTTCAGGAGCTGGAGGTCACCGCCGAGCCTCCCGAGGGGGCGGAGGGGCAGAGCACGGAGGCGGCGCAGGCGGAGAGCTCCTCCGTGGATGCTGTTTCCACTCCGGCCACCTCAGGGGTGGCCGTCAGCCCTCAGCCTGACAGTGGCAGCGTCAGCGGCGATGGCGGAGGTCCAGGCCAGTCAGCTCAGGGAGACCAGGCCGCTGCAGCCTGCACAGACTCAGCAGAACC GGCTCAGGAGAAGTTTCAGTCCGACCCCGACAGCTACAACGgggcagtgagagagaggtaCAGCTGGTCTCAGGACTACAACGACGTGGAGGTCCGAGTGTTTGTGCCCAAGACGGTTGTTAAAGGCCGTCAGGTCcgagtcagtctgcagaccagCGGCGTGAAAGTGTGCGTGAGGGACGGAGCCGAGGAGAAAACACTGATGGAAGGAGAATTCACTCACAAGATCAACACCGAAAACTCCCTGTGGAGTCTGGAGCCTGGAAGCTGCGTGGTC CTGTCGGTCAGTAAGTCGTCGGAGGTTTGGTGGAACGCGGTgctgaaaggagaggaggagatcGACATCAACCAAATTAACCGTGAGCGCTCCATGGCAACCGTGGACGAGGAGGAGCACGCCGTCCTGGACAGACTCACCTTCGACTACCATCAGAAGCTGCAGGGGAAGCCGCAGAGCCACGAAATG AAGGTGCACGACATGCTGAAGAAGGGCTGGGACGCAGAGGGGTCGCCGTTCAAAGGGCAGCAGTTCGACCCGTCCATGTTCGACATCCCGCCCAGCGCGGTGCAGTTCTGA